The sequence below is a genomic window from Armatimonadota bacterium.
CGACCAAACGACGCCGAGAGCCGAGTTCTTATAGCGGATGCGCAGTTCGCGCTGGACCATGACGTACAGGAGCTCGCGGTACGACCAAAGTTCTTTCAGCTCCTTCAGCATCAATCAGACTCGCTTGATTTCCAACACTTTCACGAACGCCACGGTTCCGCTCTCCGGCTCCGCCACAATCCGCTCGCCCTTGCGCCCCAATCCCTTGATGGCGAACTCCAACAGGTTCGTCGGCTTGTCCGTTTCCTCCAGCATGTAAGGCAGGGCTCGTGCTTTCGTGTCTAGTATAACTTTGGCTTTTCGGCCGATGATCTTGACATCGACCGTGTACACGAGCGTTCCGTCCGATGCCGTGGGAGCCGCTTCGCCCGGCGTCTCGTCCAGCAAAAAGAACGCTGGAGTTTGGAGGACAGCCCCGAGGAGAACGCAGAACATGTGTATTCTTTACAACAATGGATGAAGTCTCGATTCTTGTTGTTGGGAGCAGTGTACTCGACCAAGTTTCGAGAGTTGAACGTTTCCCTCATCCCGGCGAAAGCGTGCGCGGTTCCGACGTCCAGCACTTCGCTGGCGGCAAGGGGGCCAACCAGGCCGTCGCCGTGGCTCGCCTTGGCGCAAAAACCACTTTCTGCAGTTGCGTCGGCAACGACGCCAACGGCCACGAGATGATCCAGTCGATGCGCGCCGAAGGTATCGATTGCCAGCACACCGAATTCCTGCAATCCACGCCCACTGGCACCGCGCTCATCGCCCTCAACGATGAAGGTCAGAACATGATCATTGCCTGTCTGGGTGCGAACATGAAGTTCAGCCCCGACTTCGCCTTCAAAGTCGCCCACGAGAACCTGCACCACGTTCTCCTCCTCCAGGCCGAGATTCCCCTCGAAACCGTCCGCGCCGCCGCCGAAGCCAGTCAAGGCATCGTCGTTTTCAACCCCGCTCCGTCAATCTCCGTCCCCGCCTCGATCTATCCGCTAGTGGACTATCTCACCCCCAACGAACACGAGGCCGCCCACCTAGTCGACCACCCCGTCAACACCATCGACGACGCTCGCCGCGCTGCCGAAGAGCTTCTCGCCCGCGGATGCCGCAACGTCGTCATCACCGTCGGCCCCCAGGGTGCCTACTACATGAACGAAAACGAGGCTGGGCACGTCAAGGCCCCCAAAGTGAATGTTGTGGATACCGTCGGCGCGGGTGACTGCTTCAATGGTGCGTTAGCCTTCGCCATCGCCCACAATACGCCGCTTCACGAAGCCGTCAACTTCGCCGTGGGTTGTGCGTCAATTTCTGTGACGTATCTTGGAGCCCAATCTGGGCTTCCCTATTGGGACGCGCTTCCGCTCGGCCTCAAGGCCCATCTTCAAAGCCCGCAATCTGTTTAAGTTCGCCCGTCACCATGTAATGAACCCGCTCCGCGATGTTCACGCTGTGGTCGGCGATGCGCTCCAAGTGGTGGATCGCCAAGAACAGCCAGCCGTGCGCCACCACGAAGTCGGGATCGCGCCGCATCAACAGGAATACCTGCGCCCGCAGTTCACGGTAAAGACCGTCTGCCTGGTTTTCCATATCGGCAACCTCCTGAACGCGGTCCAGGTCGCGGCGAACGTACGCCTCTAGCGCCTCATGGATCATCTTGCGACACAAAGTCGCAAACTTGCCTAAATCGATAATGTCGGACCGCCCTTGCTCGTTATCGATCTTCAGCGCCGCTTTGGCCAGGTCGACCGCCAAGTCCGCGCACCGCTCCAAGTCCGTGATGATCTTTAAGCAGGCGCCGACCTGCCGCAGGTCGTTCCCCGCCGGGTTCTGGAGCCCGATGATCTTCATGCATTTGGCTTCGATCGCCAGTTCCATTTGGTCGATGGCGTCGTCTTGCAGGATCGCTTCGTGAGCCAACGCTGGATCGAGCTTGATGAGCGCATTCGAAGCGTCCGCCATCATCCGCTCGACGCCGCTCGCCATCGCCAGCAATTCATGCTCGAGTTCGGCCAACTCTCGGTCAAAGTTCTGTCGGGCGTAATTTACACTGTCCATGGCTAATTCGGGTTATGGCAGAAGTACGACCGCTCCCCTTCCACGGTCTCCGGCGGATCGACATCGGCGCAAATATCCTGCCGTCGCACGCATCGCGACGCGAACCGACATCCGCGAATCCGCAACTTCGGATCGGGAATCTCGCCCTCCAGCGGGTCGGGCAAGAACATCAGTTTGTCCAGTGTCGGTGCCGATTCCAACAGAGCCTTCGTGTAAGGGTGCTTGGGATTGGAGAAGATCTCATCCGTCGGCCCGGACTCCACAATCCGCCCCAGGTACATAACCATGATTCGGTCCGCCAAGAACCGCACCGTCGTTAGGTCATGCGAGATGTACAGGAAGGCACACCCCTTTTGGCTTCGAATGTCCTTCAGCAAATTCAAAATCTGAGCGCGGATGCTCAAGTCCAGCGCCGATGTTGGCTCATCGCAGATGACCAACGGCGGTTGTAGCGCCAACGCCCGCCCGATCGCCACCCTCTGCCGTTGACCACCGCTCAACTCGTGGGGATATCGGTCGGCAAAGCGAGTATCGAGCCCAACTTCGGTAATCAGCGCGGGAATGTCCACCGGCGTCTGGGTCAGAACTCCTGGCTCCGCCATCGACCGCTTCACCATCCAGCGCGGATTCAGCGAAGCATACGGGTCTTGCCAAACCATGCCGACTTTCCGCGCCATGTCGCGCGTCGTCCCTTCGACCACCGACCCCATCAGCTTGATCGTCCCGCCCGAAGTCGGTTGCAAACCCAAAATCGCTTTTGCCAGCGTCGTCTTGCCGCAGCCGCTCTCGCCGACTACCGCCACGATCTCTCCCGCTTCAATCTCCAACGAGACACCGTCAAGGGCATGAACTTCTCCCCCATGCACCGGGTACGTGACGCTGAGGTCTTTGACGGATAAGATCGATTTACTGCTCAAGGTCCTTCCCTATGATGCTTTGGCTCCAAAACAGTCGGTCGCGGAGCTTATGCAAGAAGTCTTCATTTTGAATGGTAACGAGGTTCGTTGTGCGCGTCGAACGCCGAATTTCCACATAGTCGCCCGGAAGCAGGTGCAGCCTCGTCTGTCCGTCGCCGCTCAAAACCGCGTCTCCGCCCGTATCCAGCCGCAATCGAACCACGCTGTCGGCCCGAAGCAGAAGCGGTCGCGCCGACAAAGTATGCGGGGCCAGAGCCACCAAAATCAGAGCCTCCACCGTTGGATCCACCACCGGACCACCGGCCGACAAATTGTAGCCCGTCGAACCCGTCGGCGTCGAAACCATCACGCCGTCCGCCGGATACGAAGTCAAATGGTGTCCATTGACCTCCACCCCAAAGGTCAGCATCCGATCCGTAATGATTCTCTGCAGGATCGACTCGTTCAGCGTGTGGATCGTCGCCACCGTATGGTCGCCGCGAATCAGGTCGGTCTGAAGCATCATCCGCCGCTCAACCACGTGCTCCCCGTCCACAAACGCGCTCAGCGCCGCACCGATCTCATCTGGAGTGCACTGGGTTACAAACCCAAAGCGCCCAAAGTGGACACCCAAAATCGGCGTTCCTTGTTCGGAGCAGATGTGCGCCGCCCGGATGATCGTGCCGTCGCCCCCGAATGCGATCACCAGATCGCACAAAGCAAGTTCTTCCTTGGGAGCGGATTGAATCTCCAGCTTGCCCGCAACGTGGTCCTCCGCCACGACCTCAACTTGGGCATGCTCAAACAGCCAACGGGCCGCCTCTCGGGCGGCCTCGATGGCATCCTCACGATGCAGATTGACTACAAGAGCTACGCGCAATTAACCGGCAGCACGCATCCGCTTCAGGTTCTTCTGAACGTCGGCGTTGTTCGCATCCATACTCGCGGCCGTCTCAAGAAGCTTGATCGCTTCCGCTCGTTTATTCATCTTCTCGAGGACCACGGCAAGGTTATTGTACGCTGGTACGTAACTCTTGTCAGCCTTGATCGCGCTTTTTAATGCGACTTCCGCAGCGGCGTAGTTCGCGTCACGCAGGTGGCATCGACCGATTCCGTCGAGCGCAGCGGCGCTGTTCGGCATCGTATAGGTGATCTGCTTGTACATGCCCATCGCCGCTTTCGTGTCGTCGGTGTCGTACAGCGCATCGGCCAAAAGCAGGCGAACTTCGTTATCGTTCGAATCGGCTTTCAGCAGGTCCGACCAAATCGGCATGGCCGCTCGGTAGTCACCGTCACGCGAAGCCGCTGCCGCCAGATTCTTCTTGTTGCGGTAGCTCGGGTCGATCGAAACAAGCTTGTCGAACATCGCTCGCGACTCGGTGTACTCGCCCTTGTTGAAGAGGAGGACGCCGAGGTTGCTTAGAGCTTCCTTATTTTCGGAATCCAGGGAAAGAGCCTTTCGAAACGCTTCCTCTGCGCCGTCGGAATCCTTGCCGTCCTTCTTCAGAAGGCCAAGATTCACATAGTAGTTGACGTCACCGGCAAAAGCGTCCTGGTTCGCGTCGTAAAGTCGGGTGAGATCGGCTTTCCGGCCAGTCTTCTCGTAGGAGTCGCCCAGCGCCAGAATGATCGTCTTATCGTTGTTGCCGTTCTTCATCGATCGCTCGATGTACTTGATCGCGTTCGCATAATCGTGCGACTTGTACGCGACGGCGCCGGCATTGCGAGCATAAGTCATGTCCTTGGCATCCAGGTCCGACGCCTTCATGAACGAGGATTCGGCCTTGTCCAACTTGTTCTGACCCTCTTGAGCCACGCCGAGGTTGTTGTAAACCTGCGCCGAGTTCTTTCGCAGGTTAAGAGCGCGAGAGAAGCTCGTTTCGGCTTGGCTGTATCGGTGGTCGTCCAACTGGATGTTGCCAATGTTGTAAAAAGCCTGGAATCGCGTGTCGTCCATCGCGATCAGTTCTTGGTACGTGCTGAGGGCCTTCTGCTTCTGACCCGCCATCAAATACGAGTTGCCAAGGTTGTTCAGCACCTCGAGGTCTTTCGGGCTCAGCGATTTGGCCGTCTCCAGGAACGGGATCGCCTCATCGGCC
It includes:
- the rbsK gene encoding ribokinase, with product MPWEPLRPASRPAKRTLEFGGQPRGERRTCVFFTTMDEVSILVVGSSVLDQVSRVERFPHPGESVRGSDVQHFAGGKGANQAVAVARLGAKTTFCSCVGNDANGHEMIQSMRAEGIDCQHTEFLQSTPTGTALIALNDEGQNMIIACLGANMKFSPDFAFKVAHENLHHVLLLQAEIPLETVRAAAEASQGIVVFNPAPSISVPASIYPLVDYLTPNEHEAAHLVDHPVNTIDDARRAAEELLARGCRNVVITVGPQGAYYMNENEAGHVKAPKVNVVDTVGAGDCFNGALAFAIAHNTPLHEAVNFAVGCASISVTYLGAQSGLPYWDALPLGLKAHLQSPQSV
- the phoU gene encoding phosphate signaling complex protein PhoU; amino-acid sequence: MDSVNYARQNFDRELAELEHELLAMASGVERMMADASNALIKLDPALAHEAILQDDAIDQMELAIEAKCMKIIGLQNPAGNDLRQVGACLKIITDLERCADLAVDLAKAALKIDNEQGRSDIIDLGKFATLCRKMIHEALEAYVRRDLDRVQEVADMENQADGLYRELRAQVFLLMRRDPDFVVAHGWLFLAIHHLERIADHSVNIAERVHYMVTGELKQIAGFEDGP
- a CDS encoding ATP-binding cassette domain-containing protein, with the translated sequence MSSKSILSVKDLSVTYPVHGGEVHALDGVSLEIEAGEIVAVVGESGCGKTTLAKAILGLQPTSGGTIKLMGSVVEGTTRDMARKVGMVWQDPYASLNPRWMVKRSMAEPGVLTQTPVDIPALITEVGLDTRFADRYPHELSGGQRQRVAIGRALALQPPLVICDEPTSALDLSIRAQILNLLKDIRSQKGCAFLYISHDLTTVRFLADRIMVMYLGRIVESGPTDEIFSNPKHPYTKALLESAPTLDKLMFLPDPLEGEIPDPKLRIRGCRFASRCVRRQDICADVDPPETVEGERSYFCHNPN
- a CDS encoding tetratricopeptide repeat protein translates to MLKGLEMKTAMRLFVTSLLTIAVGSAFAQTASEVAFKQRVADAAAKYKDGKASEAMTDFMKLYGENPKNADVNSWIGFLHLRNKEADEAIPFLETAKSLSPKDLEVLNNLGNSYLMAGQKQKALSTYQELIAMDDTRFQAFYNIGNIQLDDHRYSQAETSFSRALNLRKNSAQVYNNLGVAQEGQNKLDKAESSFMKASDLDAKDMTYARNAGAVAYKSHDYANAIKYIERSMKNGNNDKTIILALGDSYEKTGRKADLTRLYDANQDAFAGDVNYYVNLGLLKKDGKDSDGAEEAFRKALSLDSENKEALSNLGVLLFNKGEYTESRAMFDKLVSIDPSYRNKKNLAAAASRDGDYRAAMPIWSDLLKADSNDNEVRLLLADALYDTDDTKAAMGMYKQITYTMPNSAAALDGIGRCHLRDANYAAAEVALKSAIKADKSYVPAYNNLAVVLEKMNKRAEAIKLLETAASMDANNADVQKNLKRMRAAG